The Oscillospiraceae bacterium genome has a segment encoding these proteins:
- a CDS encoding alpha/beta-type small acid-soluble spore protein, producing the protein MASNKSVVPEAKEALNRFKMEAASEVGVNLKQGYNGDLTSKQAGSVGGQMVKKMIKAYEESMK; encoded by the coding sequence ATGGCAAGCAACAAGAGTGTTGTGCCCGAGGCTAAGGAAGCCCTGAACCGTTTTAAGATGGAAGCTGCTTCTGAAGTGGGCGTAAATCTGAAGCAGGGCTACAACGGCGACCTGACTTCTAAGCAGGCCGGTTCCGTAGGCGGCCAGATGGTTAAGAAAATGATCAAGGCCTACGAAGAGTCCATGAAATAA
- the thrS gene encoding threonine--tRNA ligase — protein MNITLKDGSVKVYDAPMTAADITKDISMGLYRAACCCRIDGQVRDLRTTVSDDCAFEVLTFDEEDGRRTFNHTASHIMAQAVKRLYPQVKLTIGPAIENGFYYDFDCGDTPFTTDDLVKIEAEMKKIVKENPEIERFELPPAEATALMEEKGEPYKVELIAEHAGKGEHISFYKQGEFTELCAGPHLMSIAAVKAFKLTNTTGAYWRGDAQNKMLCRVYGTAFPKASMLEAHLQMLEEAKKRDHRKLGKELELFTIMEEGPGFPFFLPKGMILKNQLIDYWRQIHTAAGYQEISTPIILSRKLWERSGHWDHYKENMYTTVIDDEDFAIKPMNCPGGILVYKNKMHSYKDLPLRMGELGIVHRHELSGALHGLMRVRCFTQDDAHIFMTREQIKDEIKGVVQLIDSVYSTFGFKYHIELSTQPEDSMGAKEDWDIATQALRDAITELGYDFEVNEGDGAFYGPKLDFHLTDCLGRTWQCGTIQLDFQLPERFELEYVGADGEKHRPIMIHRVVFGSIERFIGILTEHFAGAFPTWLAPVQVKLLPIADRHIDYLNTVKAKLEAAGIRCEVDDRSEKIGFKIRSAQMEKVPYMLVAGDKDIEAGTVSVRSRKDGDEGASSLEDFIARITQEIATKAK, from the coding sequence ATGAACATTACACTAAAGGACGGCTCCGTTAAGGTGTATGACGCACCCATGACGGCGGCGGACATTACAAAGGACATTTCTATGGGTCTGTACCGTGCAGCCTGCTGCTGCCGGATCGACGGCCAGGTGCGGGACTTGCGCACCACCGTCAGCGACGACTGCGCCTTTGAAGTGCTGACCTTTGATGAGGAGGACGGCCGCCGCACCTTTAACCACACCGCATCTCATATTATGGCCCAGGCGGTTAAGCGCCTGTACCCGCAGGTGAAGCTGACCATCGGCCCGGCCATTGAGAACGGCTTTTATTATGACTTCGACTGCGGCGACACGCCCTTTACCACCGACGATCTGGTTAAGATCGAGGCGGAAATGAAGAAGATTGTGAAGGAAAATCCGGAAATCGAGCGCTTTGAGCTGCCCCCGGCGGAGGCCACGGCGCTGATGGAGGAGAAAGGCGAGCCGTATAAGGTAGAACTGATCGCCGAGCACGCCGGCAAGGGCGAGCACATTAGCTTTTACAAGCAGGGTGAGTTTACCGAGCTGTGCGCCGGTCCTCATCTGATGAGCATTGCCGCCGTAAAGGCCTTTAAGTTAACCAACACCACCGGCGCTTACTGGCGGGGCGACGCCCAGAATAAAATGCTCTGCCGCGTGTACGGTACTGCATTCCCCAAAGCGTCTATGCTGGAGGCCCACCTGCAAATGCTGGAGGAGGCCAAGAAGCGGGATCACCGCAAGCTGGGCAAGGAGCTGGAGCTGTTTACCATTATGGAGGAAGGTCCCGGGTTCCCGTTCTTCCTGCCCAAGGGTATGATCCTCAAGAACCAGTTGATCGACTACTGGCGCCAGATCCACACGGCTGCCGGGTATCAGGAGATCTCTACCCCCATTATCCTCAGCCGCAAGCTGTGGGAGCGCAGCGGTCACTGGGATCACTATAAAGAGAATATGTACACCACCGTTATTGACGATGAGGACTTTGCCATTAAGCCTATGAACTGCCCCGGCGGTATTTTGGTGTATAAGAACAAAATGCACTCCTACAAGGATCTGCCTCTGCGTATGGGCGAGCTGGGCATTGTGCACCGGCATGAGCTGTCCGGCGCACTGCATGGGTTGATGCGGGTGCGTTGCTTTACCCAGGACGATGCCCACATCTTTATGACCCGGGAGCAGATTAAGGACGAAATCAAGGGCGTGGTACAGCTGATCGACAGTGTGTACAGCACCTTTGGCTTTAAGTATCACATTGAACTGTCCACCCAGCCGGAGGACTCTATGGGCGCCAAGGAGGACTGGGACATTGCTACCCAGGCCCTGCGGGACGCCATTACTGAGCTTGGCTATGACTTTGAGGTCAACGAGGGCGACGGCGCATTCTACGGCCCCAAGCTGGACTTCCACCTGACCGATTGCTTGGGTCGTACCTGGCAGTGCGGCACCATTCAGCTGGACTTCCAGCTGCCGGAGCGGTTTGAGTTGGAATATGTGGGCGCGGACGGCGAGAAGCACCGTCCCATTATGATCCACCGTGTGGTATTCGGCAGCATTGAGCGGTTTATCGGTATTTTGACCGAGCACTTTGCCGGTGCGTTCCCCACCTGGCTGGCGCCGGTGCAGGTGAAGCTGCTGCCCATCGCGGACCGTCATATTGACTATTTGAACACCGTGAAGGCAAAGCTGGAGGCTGCCGGTATTCGCTGCGAGGTGGATGACCGCAGCGAGAAGATCGGCTTTAAGATCCGCTCTGCGCAGATGGAGAAGGTGCCCTATATGCTGGTGGCCGGCGACAAGGATATTGAGGCCGGCACCGTGTCCGTTCGTTCCAGAAAGGACGGCGACGAGGGTGCTTCCAGCCTGGAGGACTTTATTGCCCGCATTACCCAGGAGATCGCCACGAAGGCAAAATAA
- a CDS encoding HD domain-containing protein has protein sequence MNFKQLPNGMCEGFALLKKCDVKKTKNGAAYLDLVLGDKSDELPAKLWDYTDNGLFAPDMVVKVRGTVEQYNGRDQFRISQIRPAADSDNYNLSDLVPASEVGGTQIYDMLMRRVNAFQDADFKAIVSGIMEDHKEALVRYPAALRLHHAIVGGLMLHTVSIVRLAESLCQIYPNVDKELLLSGAILHDVAKTWELEANNLGLVKGYTTEGELIGHLVKGAMYIDEKARDLGVAPEKAALLEHMLLSHHGQPEYGSPVRPMFLEAEILSQLDALDATIFEIHAATSKVEPGKFTDRQWALDNRKLFNHGRTTTEHKVNLGE, from the coding sequence ATGAATTTTAAGCAGTTGCCAAACGGCATGTGCGAGGGCTTTGCCCTACTGAAAAAATGCGATGTAAAAAAGACCAAAAACGGCGCCGCCTACCTGGATCTTGTACTGGGAGACAAAAGTGATGAGTTGCCTGCCAAGCTGTGGGACTATACGGACAACGGCCTGTTTGCCCCGGATATGGTGGTCAAGGTGCGGGGCACTGTGGAGCAGTATAACGGTCGGGATCAGTTCCGCATTTCTCAGATCCGCCCGGCAGCGGACAGCGACAACTACAACCTGTCCGATCTGGTGCCCGCCAGCGAGGTGGGCGGCACCCAGATCTATGATATGCTGATGCGCCGGGTAAATGCCTTTCAGGACGCGGATTTTAAGGCCATTGTATCCGGCATTATGGAGGACCATAAGGAGGCACTGGTGCGCTATCCTGCCGCCCTGCGGCTGCATCACGCCATAGTGGGCGGGTTGATGCTGCACACCGTGTCCATCGTGCGTCTGGCCGAATCCCTGTGCCAGATTTACCCCAATGTGGATAAAGAGCTGCTGCTCTCCGGTGCCATTCTCCACGATGTGGCCAAGACATGGGAACTGGAGGCGAACAACCTGGGGTTGGTCAAGGGCTATACCACCGAGGGTGAACTGATCGGTCACTTGGTCAAGGGCGCTATGTATATTGATGAAAAGGCACGCGACCTGGGCGTGGCACCGGAAAAGGCGGCACTGCTGGAACACATGCTATTGTCCCACCACGGTCAGCCGGAGTACGGCTCCCCCGTGCGGCCCATGTTCCTGGAGGCGGAGATTCTCTCTCAGCTGGACGCACTGGACGCCACAATTTTTGAAATTCACGCTGCCACCTCCAAGGTGGAGCCGGGCAAATTTACCGACCGGCAGTGGGCGCTGGACAATCGCAAGCTGTTTAACCACGGCCGCACCACCACCGAGCACAAGGTTAACTTAGGAGAATAA
- a CDS encoding DUF2628 domain-containing protein, producing the protein MALYENNSCPVCGKQFQPGDDIVTCPECGTPHHRACYRELGHCAHQALHGDGYTFTPADPPAEQKSSAPADDTHTAAPEQKKKCVACNAELDGDAVFCTHCGARQPGAGEKYRPPILQDTTPDPSQYPGTIEGEAAADVAAVVRTNTGYFLSRFRRNKKVGWNWAAFLFGPYYLFFRKMYKEGTAALAIRFAASLIVQGAYASQFAKLTDFMSTNYTALMQGKMQPDAALVEPLYPAVAIMMGVGLAIHLVIALFANRLYHRKVFTVLQTVDDRLQDGAIFRQAPMLPEQMRLTQDEMRRMYLSKMGGTSVFAPIMAFLILDMISGLLSSIL; encoded by the coding sequence ATGGCTTTGTATGAAAACAACAGCTGCCCGGTCTGCGGCAAGCAGTTCCAGCCGGGTGACGATATTGTTACCTGCCCGGAATGCGGCACACCCCATCACCGGGCGTGCTACCGGGAGCTGGGGCACTGCGCCCACCAGGCACTACACGGTGATGGATATACCTTTACCCCGGCGGATCCGCCTGCGGAGCAAAAATCAAGCGCGCCTGCCGACGATACCCACACCGCTGCCCCGGAGCAAAAAAAGAAATGCGTGGCCTGCAATGCCGAGCTGGACGGAGACGCCGTCTTTTGCACCCACTGCGGCGCTCGACAACCGGGTGCCGGCGAAAAGTATCGCCCGCCGATCCTGCAGGATACGACACCGGATCCCAGTCAATACCCGGGCACCATCGAGGGTGAAGCGGCCGCCGATGTGGCAGCGGTGGTACGCACCAACACCGGCTACTTCCTTTCCCGGTTCAGACGGAATAAAAAGGTCGGATGGAACTGGGCGGCCTTTCTCTTTGGCCCCTACTACCTGTTCTTCCGCAAAATGTATAAAGAGGGCACGGCGGCGCTGGCCATTCGCTTTGCCGCGTCACTGATTGTGCAGGGCGCCTACGCCAGCCAATTTGCCAAGCTCACCGACTTTATGAGCACCAACTACACTGCCCTTATGCAGGGCAAAATGCAACCGGACGCAGCGCTGGTGGAGCCCTTATACCCGGCTGTAGCCATCATGATGGGCGTAGGGCTGGCGATCCACCTGGTGATCGCCCTGTTTGCCAATCGTCTGTACCACAGAAAAGTATTTACCGTGCTACAAACGGTGGATGATCGACTGCAGGACGGCGCCATCTTTCGTCAAGCGCCTATGCTACCGGAGCAAATGCGTCTGACCCAGGATGAAATGCGCCGCATGTATCTGTCCAAAATGGGCGGCACCAGCGTGTTTGCGCCAATTATGGCGTTTCTAATCTTGGATATGATCTCCGGACTGCTGTCCAGCATATTGTAA
- the galU gene encoding UTP--glucose-1-phosphate uridylyltransferase GalU encodes MKIKKAIIPAAGLGTRVLPASKAVPKEMLNIVDKPAIQYIVEEAFAAGIEDVLIITNRGKGVIEDHFDHAVELEHKLSGDPNKADLYRDVLQCSQMGNIYFIRQKETKGLGHAVLCAKNFVGNEPFAVLYGDDVIISDDPVTGQLCRAYEKYGKGAVGVKEVPTADITKYCSLAVAPLEGNCFTCTDMIEKPRPEQVMSNYSILGRVVLPPSIFEILEHTPNGAGGELQLTDAMRTLARQEGVVAVDYNGTRYDMGNKFGILQANIEVGLQHPETGARLKEYIKNLAKEL; translated from the coding sequence ATGAAAATTAAAAAAGCAATCATTCCCGCAGCAGGGCTGGGCACGCGCGTGCTCCCCGCTTCCAAAGCCGTGCCCAAGGAAATGCTCAACATTGTGGATAAACCCGCCATTCAGTACATCGTAGAGGAGGCGTTCGCCGCCGGGATCGAGGATGTGCTGATCATCACCAACCGGGGCAAGGGGGTTATTGAGGACCACTTTGACCACGCGGTAGAGCTGGAGCACAAGCTCTCTGGGGATCCAAATAAGGCGGATCTGTATCGAGACGTGCTGCAATGCTCTCAAATGGGCAATATTTATTTTATCCGCCAAAAGGAGACCAAGGGTCTGGGTCACGCGGTGCTGTGCGCCAAGAACTTTGTAGGTAACGAGCCTTTTGCGGTGCTGTATGGGGACGATGTAATCATCAGCGACGACCCGGTCACCGGCCAGCTTTGCCGCGCCTATGAGAAATACGGCAAGGGCGCTGTTGGCGTAAAGGAAGTGCCCACGGCGGATATTACCAAATACTGCTCCCTGGCGGTTGCGCCGCTGGAGGGCAACTGCTTTACCTGCACGGATATGATCGAAAAGCCCCGGCCGGAGCAGGTAATGAGCAACTACTCCATTCTGGGCCGGGTGGTGCTGCCTCCCTCTATTTTTGAGATTTTGGAGCACACCCCCAACGGCGCCGGCGGCGAATTGCAGTTGACGGACGCCATGCGCACCCTGGCGCGGCAAGAGGGCGTAGTGGCTGTGGACTACAACGGCACCCGCTACGATATGGGCAACAAATTCGGCATTTTGCAGGCCAATATTGAGGTAGGTCTGCAGCACCCGGAGACCGGTGCCCGCCTGAAAGAATACATCAAGAACTTAGCAAAGGAACTTTAA
- a CDS encoding CPBP family intramembrane metalloprotease has translation MNQQYDPFGRPTNGAVPPNNGQTPPGQNPYNNYNNPGGYPPPGTGYRPPYGTYGQDPRQAAYFQRENRRRLALRSQKQELRRFGNCIGLAILAYFILQLLFSQLLSVLHLKDIYEGSTVFQSCFSLLFISVCSVAVPFGVMALINRRRYTGPVIPTRSLRPGQMALWVSFGMLCCVGANFAVTFGVIPLFKAFGYGLTSNSAGDPTSVFACVIALIGTAIVPAICEEFAMRCCCVQLLRKYGNGFAVLSISIVFGLLHGNVIQFVFAFLVGLILGYITVKTDSVVPAILVHALNNGMSVVASIVRYAATDTAADSVTVGMYVFWLLVGAAATIYLLVKKQLYTPKTQVAPNPEAPTFGQCMGAFFGTPGMIVSFIPLMVLTIFSIQKL, from the coding sequence ATGAACCAACAATACGATCCGTTCGGCAGACCCACAAACGGCGCTGTGCCGCCCAATAACGGTCAAACGCCGCCCGGTCAAAACCCCTACAATAACTACAACAATCCCGGCGGTTATCCGCCCCCGGGCACCGGCTACCGACCGCCGTATGGCACCTATGGGCAGGACCCTCGGCAGGCTGCCTACTTTCAGCGGGAGAACCGGCGTCGCCTGGCGCTGCGCTCCCAAAAGCAGGAATTGCGCCGCTTTGGCAACTGCATTGGACTGGCGATTTTAGCCTACTTCATCTTACAACTGCTGTTTTCCCAGCTGCTATCTGTATTGCACCTGAAGGATATCTATGAAGGCTCAACGGTTTTTCAAAGCTGCTTTAGCCTGCTGTTCATCTCCGTTTGCAGCGTGGCGGTTCCCTTTGGCGTAATGGCACTGATCAACCGCCGCCGCTACACCGGTCCGGTGATCCCCACCCGCTCCCTGCGCCCCGGTCAAATGGCGTTATGGGTCAGTTTTGGTATGCTGTGTTGCGTGGGTGCCAACTTTGCGGTCACCTTTGGAGTGATCCCGCTGTTTAAGGCCTTTGGCTATGGGCTGACCTCCAACAGCGCCGGCGATCCCACCTCCGTTTTTGCCTGCGTGATCGCCTTAATCGGCACGGCCATCGTACCGGCTATTTGTGAGGAATTCGCCATGCGATGCTGCTGCGTACAATTGCTGCGCAAATATGGCAATGGCTTTGCGGTGCTGAGCATCAGCATCGTATTCGGCCTGCTCCATGGCAATGTGATCCAATTTGTCTTTGCTTTTTTGGTGGGCCTGATTTTGGGCTATATCACCGTCAAAACCGACAGCGTAGTGCCTGCGATTCTGGTGCACGCACTGAATAACGGTATGTCCGTAGTCGCCAGCATTGTGCGCTACGCTGCCACCGACACGGCCGCCGACTCCGTCACCGTGGGTATGTATGTGTTTTGGCTGCTGGTAGGCGCTGCCGCCACCATTTACCTACTGGTAAAAAAACAGCTGTACACCCCCAAAACCCAAGTTGCACCGAACCCGGAAGCCCCAACCTTTGGCCAGTGCATGGGCGCGTTTTTTGGCACCCCGGGTATGATCGTTTCCTTTATTCCGCTGATGGTATTGACCATCTTTTCCATTCAAAAGCTGTGA
- the tadA gene encoding tRNA adenosine(34) deaminase TadA, whose amino-acid sequence MTTDQQFMSRALELARQAALEGEVPVGAVVVLDGRIIGEGRNRREKSRNALSHAELEAIDAACKALNGWRLWQCDLYVTLEPCPMCAGAIINARLRRVIYGTADPKAGSFGSVIDFNSLPYNHKPELVSGVLQVECAGVLSDFFATLRARRKAESATKTES is encoded by the coding sequence ATGACAACGGATCAACAATTTATGTCCCGGGCGCTGGAACTGGCCCGGCAGGCCGCGCTGGAGGGTGAAGTACCCGTTGGCGCCGTGGTGGTGCTGGACGGCCGGATCATCGGCGAGGGACGCAACCGGCGAGAAAAGAGCCGCAACGCCTTGTCCCATGCAGAATTAGAGGCCATTGACGCTGCCTGCAAAGCCTTAAACGGCTGGCGATTGTGGCAATGTGATTTATATGTCACATTGGAGCCTTGCCCCATGTGCGCCGGTGCCATCATCAATGCCCGCCTGCGCCGGGTGATCTACGGCACCGCGGACCCTAAGGCCGGGTCCTTTGGCTCCGTGATCGACTTTAATTCCCTGCCCTATAACCACAAGCCGGAACTGGTGTCCGGTGTGCTGCAAGTGGAATGTGCCGGCGTGCTCAGCGACTTCTTTGCCACCCTTCGGGCTCGCCGCAAAGCAGAGTCCGCAACCAAAACAGAATCATAA
- a CDS encoding PASTA domain-containing protein: protein MENTDRLCMNCFAPLTAGSVCPGCGFDNDQENDTSFLPLRTVLQDRYVLGHVQAWESDAAVYAAYDRTLQAPCVVREFLPKGIANRLEGNRDVHVRERFRKNFDGYKRSFTTLWQTMMQLRTLAAALPVYDVFPANETVYAVSQPVDGVPLREFLLRTPEGYISWEQARIMFMPVLTTLEALHDRGVIHGSITPDNLLLCPDGKVRLKGFCIAQCNTVQSDLEFNLNEGYTAIEQYDNDRKMCPATDIYAFSACIYRALVGSNPPDAPSRETNDKLMIPNKIAESIPTHVIRALGAGLQIYPENRAQSAARLRELLNAAPSVVAQAAEAAQPPQPEPKPQPAPQPDVRHSAPPTEKPKGGKNKTVIIILVVLIVAAVAAGIYVVKFSGLVDGRENTTQTVSSVNYTVPDFVSAGYTQSDIKNNGAWNKQFSITYDAQYSDKAAEGVIIAQSVKKGESVAQGTQIVLTVSKGIQTEEVPDVGGLDVAEAKKQLEAKGFKVTTVTVYNDGSYKEGTVKSVYGMTPDAKSTAAVGSEVVLQVYGAEQTTTEPESTTKPETTVQEVQ, encoded by the coding sequence TTGGAAAATACAGATCGACTGTGTATGAATTGTTTTGCGCCCCTGACCGCAGGCAGCGTTTGCCCCGGCTGCGGGTTTGATAACGATCAGGAGAACGACACCAGCTTTCTGCCCCTGCGCACGGTGCTTCAGGACCGATATGTACTGGGCCATGTGCAGGCTTGGGAGAGTGACGCTGCGGTGTATGCCGCCTATGATCGTACTTTGCAGGCGCCTTGTGTGGTGCGGGAGTTCCTGCCCAAGGGCATTGCCAATCGGTTGGAGGGCAACCGGGATGTGCATGTGCGGGAGCGTTTTCGTAAGAATTTTGACGGCTATAAGCGGTCTTTTACTACTTTGTGGCAGACCATGATGCAGCTGCGCACCCTGGCGGCGGCACTGCCGGTGTATGATGTGTTTCCTGCCAACGAGACGGTGTATGCCGTGTCTCAGCCGGTGGACGGCGTGCCCTTGCGGGAATTTTTGCTGCGCACCCCGGAGGGCTACATTTCTTGGGAGCAGGCGCGCATTATGTTTATGCCGGTGCTCACCACCCTGGAGGCACTCCATGACCGGGGTGTGATCCACGGCTCCATTACGCCGGACAATCTGCTGCTGTGCCCGGACGGTAAGGTGCGCCTCAAGGGCTTTTGTATCGCCCAGTGCAATACGGTGCAGTCGGATCTGGAATTTAATTTGAACGAGGGCTACACCGCCATTGAGCAGTACGACAATGACCGCAAAATGTGCCCGGCTACGGATATTTATGCCTTTTCCGCCTGTATTTATCGGGCATTAGTGGGTAGCAATCCGCCGGATGCTCCGTCCAGAGAGACCAATGACAAGCTGATGATTCCCAACAAGATCGCCGAGAGTATTCCCACCCATGTGATTCGTGCTCTTGGCGCCGGGTTGCAGATCTACCCGGAGAACCGGGCACAGAGCGCAGCACGTCTGCGGGAGCTGCTGAATGCGGCACCTTCTGTGGTGGCGCAAGCAGCGGAAGCAGCCCAGCCGCCCCAGCCGGAGCCAAAGCCTCAACCTGCACCCCAGCCGGATGTGCGCCACAGCGCCCCTCCGACAGAGAAGCCCAAGGGCGGCAAAAATAAGACCGTCATTATTATTTTGGTGGTGCTGATTGTGGCTGCCGTGGCAGCGGGTATTTATGTGGTAAAGTTTTCCGGCCTGGTGGATGGCAGAGAGAATACCACGCAGACTGTCTCCTCTGTAAATTATACTGTGCCGGACTTTGTGTCTGCCGGGTACACCCAGAGTGACATTAAGAACAACGGCGCATGGAACAAGCAGTTTTCCATCACCTATGACGCCCAGTATTCAGACAAAGCAGCGGAAGGTGTAATCATCGCGCAAAGCGTGAAGAAGGGCGAGAGTGTGGCCCAGGGCACGCAGATTGTGTTGACGGTGAGCAAGGGAATTCAGACAGAGGAAGTGCCGGATGTAGGCGGTCTGGATGTGGCAGAGGCCAAGAAGCAGTTGGAGGCAAAGGGCTTTAAGGTGACCACGGTAACTGTCTATAACGACGGCAGCTATAAAGAGGGCACCGTGAAGAGCGTGTACGGTATGACCCCGGACGCCAAAAGCACTGCTGCCGTGGGCAGCGAGGTAGTGCTTCAGGTGTACGGCGCCGAACAGACTACCACGGAGCCGGAAAGCACAACGAAGCCGGAGACCACCGTGCAGGAAGTGCAGTAA
- the prmA gene encoding 50S ribosomal protein L11 methyltransferase yields the protein MEVTQEKWTEITVTVDTKDIETAGNIANMVVPYGIYIEDYSALEEETMEIAHIDLIEASLLQKDRTKGIIHIYISPEENPAEAVSFLEERLQSAGIAYTLGTDLCAMEDWVNNWKKYFHPMPVGDKLLIRPTWEDADPTDGRKVLHIEPGLAFGTGSHPTTRLCLETLEKVVTPGATVLDIGCGSGILSIAALLLGAQTAFGVDIDKLAVKTANANALENGFGPDRFTAVEGNLSDKVNGQYDIIVANIVADIIMQFNPQVAQFLKPGGTYITGGIIDVREDEVLASFAANGFTVQQRFEDKGWLVFVLKHE from the coding sequence ATGGAAGTAACGCAAGAAAAGTGGACAGAGATCACCGTCACCGTGGATACAAAAGACATTGAGACCGCCGGCAACATTGCCAATATGGTAGTGCCTTACGGCATTTATATTGAGGATTACTCTGCTCTGGAAGAGGAGACCATGGAGATCGCCCATATTGATCTGATTGAGGCGTCTCTGCTGCAAAAGGACCGCACCAAGGGCATTATCCACATTTATATCAGCCCGGAGGAGAACCCGGCAGAGGCCGTTTCTTTCTTAGAGGAGCGGCTGCAAAGCGCCGGTATCGCCTACACCCTGGGCACGGACCTGTGCGCCATGGAGGACTGGGTAAACAACTGGAAAAAATATTTTCACCCTATGCCGGTAGGCGACAAGCTGCTGATCCGCCCCACCTGGGAGGACGCAGACCCCACAGACGGCCGCAAGGTACTGCACATTGAGCCGGGCCTGGCCTTTGGCACCGGGTCGCACCCCACCACCCGCCTGTGTCTGGAAACGCTGGAAAAGGTGGTCACCCCCGGCGCTACAGTACTGGACATCGGCTGCGGCAGCGGTATTCTTTCCATTGCCGCCCTACTGCTGGGTGCGCAAACTGCCTTTGGCGTAGATATTGACAAACTGGCGGTCAAGACTGCCAACGCCAATGCGCTGGAGAACGGCTTTGGCCCGGATCGGTTCACAGCCGTGGAGGGCAATCTGTCCGACAAAGTCAACGGGCAGTACGATATTATTGTAGCCAATATTGTGGCAGACATTATTATGCAGTTCAATCCCCAGGTGGCGCAGTTCTTAAAGCCCGGCGGCACCTACATTACCGGCGGTATTATCGATGTGCGGGAGGACGAGGTGCTGGCCTCTTTCGCCGCCAACGGCTTTACCGTGCAGCAGCGCTTTGAAGACAAAGGCTGGCTGGTATTTGTATTAAAGCACGAATAA